The Streptomyces sp. NBC_00435 nucleotide sequence CTTCGGGGAGTGCGAGGTGGTGGGCCGCGCCGGCCACCAGGGTGGCCGCGGAGAGCGCGGACCTCGCGGCCGCGGTCAGGGGGGAGCCGTCCCAGCCGATCACCGTGACCCGGTCGGCCATCGTCGTCAGTCTCCTGATGTGGGAGGGGGCGCCTCCCGGTGGCAGCCGGGGGAGGGCGAAGGATCGTCGGGGGCGGGCACGGTGAGACTACCTGGTCATCGTGTCGGTTCCGGTCGGCCGGGACGGCGCAGCCTTCGCGTCGGACGGACGGATTCGGTAGTCCTCGTGTCCGCCGGAGCGGTCGTCCGCGTAGCCGACGGAGTACCCGTCGGCGTACTCGTCGCCGTACCCGTCCGCGTAGTCGTCGTCCTCGTCGAGGTCCTCGGGGACCAGTCCCCACACGATGAGGTCGCTGCGGGTGTCGGCCCAGGAGCCGTCGGGGTTCTGGGTGCGCACTATGCAGGCGTTGCGCAGGACGCCTTCACTGATGCAACCGATCTTCTGGGCCACCTGCTGGGAGGCGGTGTTGTCGGCTGCGGTGCGCAGTTCGAGGCGTTCGAAGCGCTGGTCGGTGAAGAGCCAGCGGGCGACGGCGCGCACGGACTCGCTGGCGTAGCCCTCGCCGCGGGCCCAGGGGGCGGTGACGTAGCCGACTTCGGTGGCCCGGGTGCGCCAGTCGGTGTGCTGGAGGTGGACGATGCCGACCAGGCGCTGGGTGAGGAACTCGGTGACGGCGAGGACGATGCCGCGGCCCTCGGTGCGCTCGGCGTGGGAGACCCGGGTGGCCCAGGTGACGGCGTCGGCGCGGGTGTAGGGGTGCGGGACCGAGGTCCAGGCGGTGACGTGCTCGTCGTTCATCATCTCGGTGAGCGCGGTGACGTCTTCTTCCTCGAAGGGGCGCAGCACCAGCCGGTCCGTGCTGATGGTGACGTCCGGGAAGGTGGTTGTCATGCGCAGCTCCAAGCCTGAGACCGTGGTGCGACCGTGGTGCGAGGCGACCGTCGTGCGGGACCGTTCGTACGGACCGTGTCTGCGGGTCGTAGGCCACAGCATGCAGCATCGGCCTGGGGATGTGCAGGGCCGGGCTGCCCGGAAGCGGGCAGCGTCCGGCCCCGCACACCGGTGGGGCGTGCGGGGCCGGACCGGCCGGCCGGTCCGGCCGGCCGGATCGAGTGGATCAAGCGGGCCGGATCAGGCGACGGGCTTGCCGAAGGCCGGGATGACCGAGCCGTTGTACTTGTCCTCGATGAACTTCTTGACCTCGTCGGAGTTCAGGAGCTTGGCGAGCTTCTGGATCCGCGGGTCGTCCTGGTTGCCGTTCTTGACCGCGAGGATGTTGGCGTAGGGGTTGCCCTCGGCCTTCTCCAGGACGAGCGCGTCCTTGGCCGGGACGAGCTTGGCCTCGATGGCGTAGTTGCCGTTGATGACGGCGGCGTCCACGTCGTTCAGGGCGCGCGGGACCGTGGCGGCCTCCAGCTCCTTGAACTCCAGGCCCTTCTTGTCGGTGATGTCGGACAGCTTGGCGCCCGTGCCGACGCCCTCCTTGAGGGTGATCAGCTTGTTCGCGGCGAGCAGCTGGAGCGCGCGGCCCTCGTTGGTGGGGTCGTTGGGGACGGCGATGGTCTGGCCGGCCTTGATGTCGGTGAGGGCCTTGTCCTTCTTGGAGTAGAGGCCCAGCGGCTCCAGGTGCACGTTCACGACGGGCACGATGTCGGTGCCGTTCTTCTTGTTGAAGTCGTCGAGGTACGGCACGTGCTGGAAGTAGTTGGCGTCGACCTGGCCCTGCTGGGTGGCGGTGTTCGGCAGGACGTAGTCCGTGAACTCCTTCACCTCCAGCTTGAGGCCTTCCTTGGCCGCCAGGTTGTCCTTGACGAACTTCAGGATGTCGGCGTGCGGGGTCGGGGAGGCCGCGACGACCAGGGCCTTGCTCTCGTCGGTCTTGCCGCCGTCCGCCTTGGTGGAGGACGGGTCCGAGGAGCTGCCGCAGGCGCTCAGGGAGAGGGTGAGCGCGGCGGCCGTGGCGGCGAGGGCGGTGAGCTTGATGTTCTTGCGCACGAAGAGTGCCTTTCTTGCTTTTTTGCTGTGCGGATGACGGCCCAAGCACGACAAGTGCGGGCTCTATGGAGAAAAGTTCGGAAATGTACGGCCCGGGCCAGCCCGGATCAGGCTGTCCGACCCCGCCGCGCGAGGAGGCGTACCACGCCGTCGCCGAGGAGCTGGATCACCGTGACGAGCACGATCAGCACGACGACGGTCGCGACCATGAAGCCGGTCTCGAAGCGCTGGAAGCCGTAGGTGATGGCCTTGGAGCCGAGGCCTTCGCCGCCGACCGCGCCGGCCATGGCGGAGTAGCCGATCAGGGTGATCACGGTGGTGGTGACGGCCGCGATCAGGGAGGGCAGCGCCTGCGGGAGGAGCACCTTGCCGACCAGGGTCGGGATGCCGCCGCCCATGGACTCGACGGCCTCGATCAGACCGTGGTCCACCTCGCGGACGGCGGTCTCGACGAGCCGGGCGAAGAAGGGGATGGCGCCGATGGCGAGCGGGACGATCATGGCGGTGGGGCCGATGAAGGTTCCGACGATCGCCGTGGTGACCGGTATCAGGAAGATCAGCAGGATGATGAACGGCAGCGAGCGGCCCATGTTCACGATCACGCCGAGGATCTTGTTGACCGCACGGTTCTGGAGCAGGCCGCCCTTGTCGGTCAGGACCAGCAGGATGCCGATGGGCAGGCCGCCCAGGATGGTCACCAGCGCGGACCACAACACCATGTAGAGGGTGTCGAAAGTGCCCTGCGTGAGCAGCGGCTGCATTTCGGACCAGGTCACTTCGCACCGTCCTTGACCAGCTCGGCCAGTTCGCCGTCCACGTCCGCGGTCGCGTCCGCCGCGTCCGCCTGTACGTCGGCTTCGGCGTCGGCCTCCACCACGTCCACCTGCAGGCCCTGCTCGCGCAGGAATCCGACGGGCACGACGTTGTCCTCGTAGCGGCCGGGCAGCTCGATGCGCATGCGGCCGATCTGGCGGCCGGCGACGGTGTCCATCGCGGCGCCGAGGATCGAGATGTCGATGTTGTAGGTACGGGCCAGCTGGGAGATGACCGGCTGGGTCGCGGTGTCGCCGTGGAAGGTGACGTCGATGACCGTGTGCTCCGCGGTGGTCGCCGAGCCCGTCAGCGGGAACAGTTCGCGGGCGAGCTCGGAGCCGGGGGTGGCCAGCAGCTCGCTGACGGTTCCGGACTCGATGATCCGGCCCCGCTTCATCAGGGCGGCCGAGTCGCAGACGGACTTGACCACGTCCATCTCGTGGGTGATGAGCAGGACGGTCAGGCCCAGCTGGCGGTTGAGGTCGCGCAGCAGTTGGAGGATCTGCCGGGTGGTCTCGGGGTCCAGGGCGCTGGTGGCCTCGTCGGAGAGCAGCACCTTGGGGTCGCCGGCCAGGGCCCGGGCGATGCCGACGCGCTGCTTCTGGCCGCCGGAGAGCTGGCCGGGGTAGGACTTGGCCTTGTCGGCGAGGCCGACGAGGTCGAGGAGTTCGGCGGCCTTGCGGGAGCGCTCGCGGCCGGAGACCCCGAGGATCTCCAGGGGCAGCTCGATGTTGCCCTGCACGGTGCGCGAGGACAGCAGGTTGAAGTGCTGGAAGACCATGCCGATGCGGCTGCGGGCCTCGCGGAGCTCCTTGCCGGCTCGCCGGCCGCGGCCGGCGAGCGCGGTGAGGTCGACGCCGTCGACGCTCACGGTGCCGGTGGTGGGGCGCTCCAGCAGGTTCACGCAGCGGATCAGGGAGGATTTTCCGGCGCCGCTCTGGCCGATGACTCCGTAGACCTCGCCCTGGCGGACGTGCAGGTCGACGCCGTCCAGGGCGGTGACCTCGCGGCCACGGGACTGGTAGACCTTCGTGAGGCCCGATGTGGTGATCACAGGATTTCCGTCGCTGTCGAGTGCGCGGCGCAGCGGGGTGCCGGCACGGGGCAAACATCTGGGGACGCGATACGGGTCGAACCGTCGGAGAACGACGGCTTCGGCGCGTGCGCGGGGCAGGAGCGATCCGGGTCACACGGGGGTGTCGGAGATGGCTCGGCCGGTCTCGCTTCGGGGCGTGAGACCTGGGAAAGGGGCCCTCAGAAGGCGCACATTCGACACATACAACGAGCACCGGGCGTCAGGGTCGCCTCGGTCGCAAGGGTGCGGCTGCTCGTCGTGGTCATGGGCCCAGTAAACCAGACGTTCCCCGTCACCGATCAAAGATGTCCGGATAGCGGACGGATTTCGACCACATACCGGACAACGTCGGTCAGGTCCGATCGTCCGTCTCGATGGTCATCCCACCGGCTCCGGCCAGCACGGACACGGCCGAGAGGTCCCTCACGACCACGTCCGCGTCGAGCTCCGCGGCCGGGTGCGTTGTGGTCAAGGCCACGGTCGTCATCCCGGCGGCGCGGCCCGCGGCCAGGCCCGCCGGGGCGTCCTCGAAGACCACGCAGCGGGCCGGGTCCACGCCCAGCCGGGCGGCCGCCAGCAGGAAGGGCTCCGGATCGGGCTTGCCCCGGGTGATGTCGCCGGCGGTCACCATCTCGGGGATGTCGATGCCGGCCTCCCGCAGCCGGGCCTCGGCCAGCGGGCGGGTCGCGGAGGTGACCACGGCCCAGCTGCCGGCGGGGAGGGCGCAGAGCAGTTCCTTCGTGCCGGGCAGCAGGACCACGCCGCCCACCACGTCCTCGGTCTCCAGTGCCTCGATCCGGGCGAGGGCCTCGTCCCGCACCCCGGCGGGCAGGAGATCGGCGACGATCTCCGCGGCGGGGCGGCCGTGCAGCGCGACCGCGGTGAGGGCCTCGTCGGCGATGCCGTACTCCCGGGCCCAGCGGGTCCAGCAGCGGTGCACCGACTCCATCGAGGAGACGAGCGTGCCGTCGTTGTCGAAGAGCAGCGCGTCGAAGTGCGGGCCGTGCGTTCCTTGCAGCTTCATGCCTTCCAGCAAAGCCCGGGAGCAGGGGTGAGCGCATCGGGTCTTTCGGCCCGTAATACCCTCGCTGCATGCTCGACGCCCTGACGGTCGCCATCGGCGTGGCCGCACTCGCCCTCGCCGCCTGGTGCGGTTTCGCCGCCTGGCGGGACCAGCCGACCAAGGACTGGCACTTCATCGGCATGGCCGTGGTGACCGTACTGGTCCTGGCCCAGCTGGTGATCGGCCTGGTCCAGCTGGGCCGGGGCGAGAAGCCCGGGCAGGGCACCGTGCTCTTCGTGGCCTACCTGCTGGGCGCCTTCGCGGCCGTCCCGGCCGCGGGCTTGCTCTCGCTGACCGAGCGGACCAAATGGGGCTCGGTGACGGTGGCCGCGGGTGCGGTCGTCCTCGCCGTCCTCGAAGTACGGCTCTACGACATCTGGGGAAACACCGGTGCCTGACACGGACACGGACGCCACCGCCACCACACCGGCCGGGCGCAAGCGCCTGGTCACCGGGCCGGGGGTGCTGCTGGTCTGGTTCTACGGAGTGATCACGGTCGGCGCGGTCTCGCGCTCGCTCTACCAGATCTCCACCGAGGTCGACCGGGCTCCGCTGGCGTACTCGCTGTCGGCCGTGGCGGCCCTGGTGTACGCCTTCATCACGTACTCGCTGGTGCGCGGCGGGGAGACGGCCCGCAGGGCGGCGCGGATCTGCTGCGCCGCCGAGCTGACCGGCGTACTCGTCGTGGGCACCTGGACCCTGGTGCGGCCCGAGGCCTTCCCCGACGCGACCGTGTGGTCGGACTTCGGGATGGGCTACCTGTTCATCCCGGTGATCCTGCCGATCACCGGGATGCTCTGGCTCAGGGCTAAGCGCTGACCGCGAAGTCGGTGGCCTCCTTGGCCTCCTTCTCCAGCATCACCAGACGGACGCCGTCGGACGCGGTGCGCCCGCCGACCTGGGTGTAGCCGGCCTTGCGGTAGAGCCGCAGGTTCGACTCGCTCTTGTGGCCGGTGAACAGCCGGAAACGGGTGGTCCCGTCGTGGCCGGCGAGGGCCGCCTCGACCGCGTTCAGCAGCCGGGCACCGAGTCCGTGTCCCTGGAGACGGGGGTGGACGCAGAGCTTGGCGATCTTGCCGGTGCCCTCCTCGTCCACGTTGCCGCGCACGGCCCCGACGATCTCCTCGCCGAGCCGGGCCACCAGGACGGTGTCCGAGGCCAGCTCCGCCTTGAGCGAGTCGAGGGACTGGGTGAGCGGCTGGATGCGGTAGTTGCCGTACAGCTCGGCCTCGCTCTGGAACGCCAGGTACTGCAGTTTCATGATCTGCTCGGCATCCTCGGCAGCTGCCGCCGAAATGGTCACGCTCATGCCCATGTGCGCATGCCTCCCGCTCACCTGGTAGCCCTGTGGTCTACCGCTCCATTCCCCGCAGGTCGGGAGCCTCAACCTTTGCCGCCAGCATTCTGCGCAGACATCCCAGGCATCGGGAACGGACGGGCCCCAAACTTCCTTGTGAGATACCCAACTCTCCTGCGATTTCACGGTAAGTGAGGTCCCTGGGCGACAGAAATGCCTTCATGAGCTCCGGACACCGTCCCGGCAATCGGGCGACCGCCGATCGGAGGGCCCGGTTGTCCTCGCCGTGCAGGAGGGCGTCTTCCGGTTCCCCGCCCGCACTGGTACGGGCGCCCGTGCCGCCCTGCTCGTCCCCCGCGGAGCGATGACGGTGGTCGTACGGGACTTCGCGCTTGGCCCGGCGCCGCGCCAGGCGGGCCTCCGCACGCACCGCCCGGCGCAGCCAGGCGACGGGCTCCGCGGGGGTGCGCCGGTGCTCCAGCAGCCTGACCCAGACGGCTTGTTCCAGGTCGGCGGCGTCCACGCCGGTGCCCGCGGTCTCCGCGGCCGCTTCGGCCGAGAGCAGCGGGCCGAGCGTGTCAAAGAGGTCAGCCTTCAGCAGGTCCATGCCGGGCTGGACGCGAGGGCCGCGCCGGGCGGTTTCCCTGCCGGGCACGGCCCACTCGTACGGGGAGCTCCGCCTACCGGTTGACGCCGCGGCCGGGGCGGAAGGCCTCGGCGGCGAGCAGCCCGGTGTCGGCCTGGTCGGTGAAGATGCCGTCGATGCCCTGTTCGAAGTACGCCTTGAAGACGCCGAACGCGTCGCCGTACGCCGTCGGGTCGGTGCCCCTGCGGTACTCGGCCGGCAGGAAGCTGTTCTCGTTGCGTGCGGTGTAGGGGTGCAGGATCAGCCCCCGGGCGTGGGCGTCCGCGACCAGGGTCGTCGGGGCGCCGAGCCCGCCCGCGGCATCGCGCGGCAGGATCAGGTCCATGGTCGGCCCGATGCCCTGGGCGAAGCCGGCGATCCACTTCAGCCCCTCGGGCCTGACGAGGTCGGCGACCGTACGGGGGTCCTTGGCGAGCTCGAAGTCCCACGGGCGGCTGCCCGCGGCGGACAGGAGCACCACGCGCGGGGCGGAGACCAGCCGGGACAG carries:
- a CDS encoding GNAT family N-acetyltransferase, which produces MTTTFPDVTISTDRLVLRPFEEEDVTALTEMMNDEHVTAWTSVPHPYTRADAVTWATRVSHAERTEGRGIVLAVTEFLTQRLVGIVHLQHTDWRTRATEVGYVTAPWARGEGYASESVRAVARWLFTDQRFERLELRTAADNTASQQVAQKIGCISEGVLRNACIVRTQNPDGSWADTRSDLIVWGLVPEDLDEDDDYADGYGDEYADGYSVGYADDRSGGHEDYRIRPSDAKAAPSRPTGTDTMTR
- a CDS encoding MetQ/NlpA family ABC transporter substrate-binding protein; this encodes MRKNIKLTALAATAAALTLSLSACGSSSDPSSTKADGGKTDESKALVVAASPTPHADILKFVKDNLAAKEGLKLEVKEFTDYVLPNTATQQGQVDANYFQHVPYLDDFNKKNGTDIVPVVNVHLEPLGLYSKKDKALTDIKAGQTIAVPNDPTNEGRALQLLAANKLITLKEGVGTGAKLSDITDKKGLEFKELEAATVPRALNDVDAAVINGNYAIEAKLVPAKDALVLEKAEGNPYANILAVKNGNQDDPRIQKLAKLLNSDEVKKFIEDKYNGSVIPAFGKPVA
- a CDS encoding methionine ABC transporter permease, with product MTWSEMQPLLTQGTFDTLYMVLWSALVTILGGLPIGILLVLTDKGGLLQNRAVNKILGVIVNMGRSLPFIILLIFLIPVTTAIVGTFIGPTAMIVPLAIGAIPFFARLVETAVREVDHGLIEAVESMGGGIPTLVGKVLLPQALPSLIAAVTTTVITLIGYSAMAGAVGGEGLGSKAITYGFQRFETGFMVATVVVLIVLVTVIQLLGDGVVRLLARRGRTA
- a CDS encoding methionine ABC transporter ATP-binding protein, with translation MITTSGLTKVYQSRGREVTALDGVDLHVRQGEVYGVIGQSGAGKSSLIRCVNLLERPTTGTVSVDGVDLTALAGRGRRAGKELREARSRIGMVFQHFNLLSSRTVQGNIELPLEILGVSGRERSRKAAELLDLVGLADKAKSYPGQLSGGQKQRVGIARALAGDPKVLLSDEATSALDPETTRQILQLLRDLNRQLGLTVLLITHEMDVVKSVCDSAALMKRGRIIESGTVSELLATPGSELARELFPLTGSATTAEHTVIDVTFHGDTATQPVISQLARTYNIDISILGAAMDTVAGRQIGRMRIELPGRYEDNVVPVGFLREQGLQVDVVEADAEADVQADAADATADVDGELAELVKDGAK
- a CDS encoding HAD-IA family hydrolase; amino-acid sequence: MKLQGTHGPHFDALLFDNDGTLVSSMESVHRCWTRWAREYGIADEALTAVALHGRPAAEIVADLLPAGVRDEALARIEALETEDVVGGVVLLPGTKELLCALPAGSWAVVTSATRPLAEARLREAGIDIPEMVTAGDITRGKPDPEPFLLAAARLGVDPARCVVFEDAPAGLAAGRAAGMTTVALTTTHPAAELDADVVVRDLSAVSVLAGAGGMTIETDDRT
- a CDS encoding GNAT family N-acetyltransferase is translated as MGMSVTISAAAAEDAEQIMKLQYLAFQSEAELYGNYRIQPLTQSLDSLKAELASDTVLVARLGEEIVGAVRGNVDEEGTGKIAKLCVHPRLQGHGLGARLLNAVEAALAGHDGTTRFRLFTGHKSESNLRLYRKAGYTQVGGRTASDGVRLVMLEKEAKEATDFAVSA
- a CDS encoding sigma-70 family RNA polymerase sigma factor, coding for MDLLKADLFDTLGPLLSAEAAAETAGTGVDAADLEQAVWVRLLEHRRTPAEPVAWLRRAVRAEARLARRRAKREVPYDHRHRSAGDEQGGTGARTSAGGEPEDALLHGEDNRALRSAVARLPGRCPELMKAFLSPRDLTYREIAGELGISQGSLGPVRSRCLGCLRRMLAAKVEAPDLRGMER